From a single Sus scrofa isolate TJ Tabasco breed Duroc chromosome 13, Sscrofa11.1, whole genome shotgun sequence genomic region:
- the THOC7 gene encoding THO complex subunit 7 homolog isoform X3: protein MSLYEYEVIRKRLLIDGDGAGDDRRINLLVKSFIKWCNSGSQEEGYSQYQRMLSTLSQCEFSMGKTLLVYDMNLREMENYEKIYKEIECSIAGAHEKIAECKKQILQAKRIRKNRQEYDALAKVIQHHPDRHETLKELEALGKELEHLSHIKESVEDKLELRRKQFHVLLSTIHELQQTLENDEKLSEVEEAQETSMETDPKP, encoded by the exons ATGTCCCTTTACGAAT ACGAAGTCATAAGGAAGCGTCTCCTAATTGATGGAGATGGTGCTGGAGATGATCGGAGAATTAATCTGCTAGTGAAAAGTTTCATTAAATGgtgcaactctggatcccaggAAGAAGG ATACAGCCAATACCAACGTATGCTGAGCACACTGTCCCAATGCGAATTTTCAATGGGTAAAACTTTGCTGGTATATGACATGAatctcagagaaatggaaaattatgaaaaaatttacaaagaaatag AATGTAGTATTGCtggagcacatgaaaaaattgcTGAGTGCAAAAAGCAAATTCTTCAGGCAAAACGAATACGAAAAAATCGCCAAG aATATGATGCTTTGGCAAAAGTGATCCAGCATCATCCAGACAGGCATGAGACATTAAA ggaacTAGAGGCTCTGGGAAAAGAATTAGAGCATCTTTCACATATTAAAGAAAGTGTTGAAGATAAG CTGGAATTAAGAAGGAAACAGTTTCACGTTCTTCTGAGTACTATCCATGAACTTCAGCAAACACTGGAAA ATGATGAAAAGCTCTCGGAAGTAGAAGAAGCTCAAGAAACAAGCATGGAAACAGATCCTAAACCATAG
- the THOC7 gene encoding THO complex subunit 7 homolog isoform X2 codes for MGAVTDDEVIRKRLLIDGDGAGDDRRINLLVKSFIKWCNSGSQEEGYSQYQRMLSTLSQCEFSMGKTLLVYDMNLREMENYEKIYKEIECSIAGAHEKIAECKKQILQAKRIRKNRQEYDALAKVIQHHPDRHETLKELEALGKELEHLSHIKESVEDKLELRRKQFHVLLSTIHELQQTLENDEKLSEVEEAQETSMETDPKP; via the exons ATGGGAGCCGTGACTGACG ACGAAGTCATAAGGAAGCGTCTCCTAATTGATGGAGATGGTGCTGGAGATGATCGGAGAATTAATCTGCTAGTGAAAAGTTTCATTAAATGgtgcaactctggatcccaggAAGAAGG ATACAGCCAATACCAACGTATGCTGAGCACACTGTCCCAATGCGAATTTTCAATGGGTAAAACTTTGCTGGTATATGACATGAatctcagagaaatggaaaattatgaaaaaatttacaaagaaatag AATGTAGTATTGCtggagcacatgaaaaaattgcTGAGTGCAAAAAGCAAATTCTTCAGGCAAAACGAATACGAAAAAATCGCCAAG aATATGATGCTTTGGCAAAAGTGATCCAGCATCATCCAGACAGGCATGAGACATTAAA ggaacTAGAGGCTCTGGGAAAAGAATTAGAGCATCTTTCACATATTAAAGAAAGTGTTGAAGATAAG CTGGAATTAAGAAGGAAACAGTTTCACGTTCTTCTGAGTACTATCCATGAACTTCAGCAAACACTGGAAA ATGATGAAAAGCTCTCGGAAGTAGAAGAAGCTCAAGAAACAAGCATGGAAACAGATCCTAAACCATAG
- the THOC7 gene encoding THO complex subunit 7 homolog isoform X4, protein MLSTLSQCEFSMGKTLLVYDMNLREMENYEKIYKEIECSIAGAHEKIAECKKQILQAKRIRKNRQEYDALAKVIQHHPDRHETLKELEALGKELEHLSHIKESVEDKLELRRKQFHVLLSTIHELQQTLENDEKLSEVEEAQETSMETDPKP, encoded by the exons ATGCTGAGCACACTGTCCCAATGCGAATTTTCAATGGGTAAAACTTTGCTGGTATATGACATGAatctcagagaaatggaaaattatgaaaaaatttacaaagaaatag AATGTAGTATTGCtggagcacatgaaaaaattgcTGAGTGCAAAAAGCAAATTCTTCAGGCAAAACGAATACGAAAAAATCGCCAAG aATATGATGCTTTGGCAAAAGTGATCCAGCATCATCCAGACAGGCATGAGACATTAAA ggaacTAGAGGCTCTGGGAAAAGAATTAGAGCATCTTTCACATATTAAAGAAAGTGTTGAAGATAAG CTGGAATTAAGAAGGAAACAGTTTCACGTTCTTCTGAGTACTATCCATGAACTTCAGCAAACACTGGAAA ATGATGAAAAGCTCTCGGAAGTAGAAGAAGCTCAAGAAACAAGCATGGAAACAGATCCTAAACCATAG
- the THOC7 gene encoding THO complex subunit 7 homolog isoform X1, which translates to MVKKNNTLQEIEEEMHHVASENLPFHPPLLTPLLRDEVIRKRLLIDGDGAGDDRRINLLVKSFIKWCNSGSQEEGYSQYQRMLSTLSQCEFSMGKTLLVYDMNLREMENYEKIYKEIECSIAGAHEKIAECKKQILQAKRIRKNRQEYDALAKVIQHHPDRHETLKELEALGKELEHLSHIKESVEDKLELRRKQFHVLLSTIHELQQTLENDEKLSEVEEAQETSMETDPKP; encoded by the exons ATggtgaagaaaaataatacacttcaggaaattgaagaagaaatgCATCACGTGGCAAGTGAAAACCTTCCTTTCCACCCTCCACTGCTAACTCCTCTCCTGAGAG ACGAAGTCATAAGGAAGCGTCTCCTAATTGATGGAGATGGTGCTGGAGATGATCGGAGAATTAATCTGCTAGTGAAAAGTTTCATTAAATGgtgcaactctggatcccaggAAGAAGG ATACAGCCAATACCAACGTATGCTGAGCACACTGTCCCAATGCGAATTTTCAATGGGTAAAACTTTGCTGGTATATGACATGAatctcagagaaatggaaaattatgaaaaaatttacaaagaaatag AATGTAGTATTGCtggagcacatgaaaaaattgcTGAGTGCAAAAAGCAAATTCTTCAGGCAAAACGAATACGAAAAAATCGCCAAG aATATGATGCTTTGGCAAAAGTGATCCAGCATCATCCAGACAGGCATGAGACATTAAA ggaacTAGAGGCTCTGGGAAAAGAATTAGAGCATCTTTCACATATTAAAGAAAGTGTTGAAGATAAG CTGGAATTAAGAAGGAAACAGTTTCACGTTCTTCTGAGTACTATCCATGAACTTCAGCAAACACTGGAAA ATGATGAAAAGCTCTCGGAAGTAGAAGAAGCTCAAGAAACAAGCATGGAAACAGATCCTAAACCATAG